Proteins from a single region of Primulina tabacum isolate GXHZ01 chromosome 5, ASM2559414v2, whole genome shotgun sequence:
- the LOC142547807 gene encoding uncharacterized protein LOC142547807 isoform X2 translates to MGAQEKSPNASSSMQRVKVYRLNEDGKWDDQGTGHVTVDYLERSEDLGLFVIDEEDNETLLLHRISSDDIYRKQEDTIISWRDPEFSTELALSFQETTGCSYIWDHICSIQRNMHFSSLTDETYHNADSKLRELPSVELSTLPLILKTVVESGIADQIHVAELILHDQDFFRKLMDLFRMCEDLENIDGLRMIFKIIRGIILLNSPQIFERIFSDELIMDIIGCFEYDPEVPHVQHRKFLKEHVVFKEVIPIKDPVVRSKIHQTYRVSYLKDVVWPRALDEAITVNFNSIIHSNNAIVVSLLKDDNTFIKELFSKLKSSTTEMETKKTLVYFLHEFCTLSKSLQMVHQLRLFRDLVTEGIFDIVADVLQSVDKKLVLTGTDILVLFLNQDPNILRGYVSQQEGVLFGLLVKNMLTDFGDDMHCQFVEILRSLLDSYTSGSQRETTVEIFYEKHLGQIIDVITSSCPPKSAGEIFSKYTGSDGGPRNQSHVKPEILLSICDLLCFCVLHHPYRINFLLNNVIDKILYLTRRREKYLIVAAVRFVRTLISQNDEHLMNHFVKNNLFKPIVDAFVANGDRYNLLNSSVLELFEYIRKENLKILLRYLVDTFWDKLAKFKGLSSMQALKVKYEQSLESVGTSSTGNLLDQRKRTDERALEKEEEDYFNEGSDEEDSASAQMTSAERSQTQASVANGSAPGHPSPRSGGLVDYDDDEDDEDYRPPARKMIDASNENEGGTELKRKLVSKEEPEAKRLQRSPKSLKPREGVFAALCSTLSQAALPSKKTSTIAFNTSQLDANKNSTEPNHEKRGYIKSYGNCQNVEVENHTDTEEASSRSFSDSLHDSSDNRQRGDDLSLLQSKSSPEMAVNGS, encoded by the exons ATGGGCGCGCAAGAGAAATCGCCAAACGCCAGCAGTTCCATGCAG CGTGTTAAAGTATATCGCCTGAATGAGGATGGGAAATGGGATGATCAAGGAACTGGCCACGTCACTGTTGATTATCTGGAG AGGTCAGAAGATCTAGGACTGTTTGTTATTGATGAAGAGGACAATGAAACATTACTTTTACATCGCATCAGCTCTGATGATATTTATCGTAAGCAAGAAG ATACAATCATTTCATGGAGGGATCCTGAGTTTTCAACTGAATTGGCTCTAAGCTTCCAAGAGACTACCGGTTGCTCATATATATG ggACCATATATGTAGCATTCAAAGGAATATGCACTTTAGCTCACTTACTG ATGAAACATACCACAACGCTGACAGCAAGTTGAGGGAGTTACCTTCAGTTGAGCTGTCCACTCTTCCTTTGATACTTAAG ACAGTGGTTGAGAGTGGCATTGCAGATCAGATTCATGTGGCCGAACTTATATTGCATGAT CAAGATTTTTTTCGGAAGCTGATGGACTTGTTTAGGATGTGTGAAGACCTGGAAAACATAGATGGTCTCCGCATGATCTTCAAGATTATCAGAGGAATCA TTCTATTGAACAGTCCTCAGATCTTTGAGAGAATATTTAGTGATGAGTTGATCATGGATATAATCGGCTGCTTTGAAT ATGATCCGGAGGTACCTCATGTTCAACATCGCAAGTTTCTAAAAGAGCATGTGGTATTTAAAGAG GTCATACCTATTAAAGATCCTGTAGTTCGTTCGAAAATACATCAAACTTACAGAGTTAGTTATCTGAAG GATGTCGTTTGGCCCAGAGCACTGGATGAAGCCATTACTGTCAATTTTAATTCTATTATTCATTCAAATAATGCAATT gTTGTTTCTCTGTTAAAAGATGATAACACTTTCATTAAGGAATTGTTTTCAAAGCTGAAGTCTTCTACTACAGAAATGGAAACAAAAAAAACTTTG GTATACTTCTTACATGAATTTTGTACCTTAAGTAAGAGCTTACAAATGGTCCATCAGCTTCGTCTATTTAG AGATCTTGTCACTGAAGGCATATTTGATATCGTTGCTGATGTCTTGCAAAGTGTAGACAAGAAGCTTGTATTGACTGG AACAGACATCCTCGTTCTTTTCCTAAACCAAGATCCAAATATTTTGCGTGGTTACGTGAGTCAGCAGGAAGGGGTTCTCTTTGGACTTCTT GTGAAAAATATGTTAACAGATTTTGGAGATGATATGCATTGCCAATTTGTTGAGATTCTTCGTAGTCTCTTGGACTCTTATACATCTGGATCACAG CGAGAAACTACTGTGGAAATTTTCTATGAGAAACACTTGGGACAAATAATTGATGTTATAACATCTTCATGCCCTCCAAAGAGTGCTGGGGAAATTTTCAGCAAGTACACGGGCTCGGATGGAGGACCTAGGAATCAGAGTCATGTGAAGCCTGAAATACTATTGAGTATATGTGACCTTCTATGCTTCTGTGTTTTGCACCATCCATATAGAATAAA TTTTCTTCTTAATAACGTGATCGATAAGATTTTGTATCTGACAAGAAGAAGAGAAAAGTATCTTATTGTTGCTGCAGTTAGATTTGTGAGGACGCTTATTTCACAGAAT GATGAGCATCTGATGAATCACTTTGTGAAGAATAACCTTTTCAAACCAATAGTGGATGCATTTGTTGCTAATGGGGATCGTTACAATCTTCTGAATTCTTCTGTTCTCGAACTATTTGAATATATTCGAAAG GAGAATTTGAAGATATTACTCAGGTATTTAGTTGATACATTCTGGGACAAGTTGGCCAAGTTCAAGGGTTTATCGTCAATGCAAGCTCTGAAAGTTAAATATGAGCAG TCTCTAGAAAGTGTGGGTACATCAAGTACTGGCAATCTGCTAGACCAAAGAAAACGAACTGATGAGCGCGCTTTGGAGAAAGAAGAGGAGGATTATTTTAACGAGGGCAG CGATGAAGAAGATTCTGCATCCGCACAAATGACAAGTGCAGAACGGTCCCAAACTCAAGCTTCTGTAGCTAATGGGTCTGCACCTGGCCACCCATCGCCCAG GTCTGGTGGACTTGTTGACTACGATGATGATGAAGATGACGAGGATTATAGGCCGCCAGCTCGAAAAATGATAGATGCATCTAATGAAAATGAGGGAGGGACAGAATTGAAACGTAAATTGGTTTCAAAGGAGGAGCCTGAGGCCAAAAGGTTGCAACGTTCTCCAAAAAGCTTAAAACCGAGGGAAGGTGTTTTCGCTGCCTTGTGCTCAACCCTTAGTCAGGCAGCACTACCCAGTAAGAAAACATCAACTATCGCGTTTAACACTTCCCAGTTGGATGCGAACAAGAACTCTACCGAACCAAATCATGAAAAGAGAGGATATATTAAGTCTTATGGCAATTGTCAAAATGTTGAAGTGGAAAACCACACTGATACGGAAGAAGCTTCTTCTAGAAGCTTCTCTGATAGTTTGCATGATTCTTCTGACAATAGGCAACGTGGGGATGACTTGTCTTTGCTACAATCAAAGTCCTCACCAGAAATGGCTGTGAATGGATCTTGA
- the LOC142547807 gene encoding uncharacterized protein LOC142547807 isoform X1, protein MGAQEKSPNASSSMQRVKVYRLNEDGKWDDQGTGHVTVDYLERSEDLGLFVIDEEDNETLLLHRISSDDIYRKQEDTIISWRDPEFSTELALSFQETTGCSYIWDHICSIQRNMHFSSLTDETYHNADSKLRELPSVELSTLPLILKTVVESGIADQIHVAELILHDQDFFRKLMDLFRMCEDLENIDGLRMIFKIIRGIILLNSPQIFERIFSDELIMDIIGCFEYDPEVPHVQHRKFLKEHVVFKEVIPIKDPVVRSKIHQTYRVSYLKDVVWPRALDEAITVNFNSIIHSNNAIVVSLLKDDNTFIKELFSKLKSSTTEMETKKTLVYFLHEFCTLSKSLQMVHQLRLFRDLVTEGIFDIVADVLQSVDKKLVLTGTDILVLFLNQDPNILRGYVSQQEGVLFGLLVKNMLTDFGDDMHCQFVEILRSLLDSYTSGSQRETTVEIFYEKHLGQIIDVITSSCPPKSAGEIFSKYTGSDGGPRNQSHVKPEILLSICDLLCFCVLHHPYRIKCSFLLNNVIDKILYLTRRREKYLIVAAVRFVRTLISQNDEHLMNHFVKNNLFKPIVDAFVANGDRYNLLNSSVLELFEYIRKENLKILLRYLVDTFWDKLAKFKGLSSMQALKVKYEQSLESVGTSSTGNLLDQRKRTDERALEKEEEDYFNEGSDEEDSASAQMTSAERSQTQASVANGSAPGHPSPRSGGLVDYDDDEDDEDYRPPARKMIDASNENEGGTELKRKLVSKEEPEAKRLQRSPKSLKPREGVFAALCSTLSQAALPSKKTSTIAFNTSQLDANKNSTEPNHEKRGYIKSYGNCQNVEVENHTDTEEASSRSFSDSLHDSSDNRQRGDDLSLLQSKSSPEMAVNGS, encoded by the exons ATGGGCGCGCAAGAGAAATCGCCAAACGCCAGCAGTTCCATGCAG CGTGTTAAAGTATATCGCCTGAATGAGGATGGGAAATGGGATGATCAAGGAACTGGCCACGTCACTGTTGATTATCTGGAG AGGTCAGAAGATCTAGGACTGTTTGTTATTGATGAAGAGGACAATGAAACATTACTTTTACATCGCATCAGCTCTGATGATATTTATCGTAAGCAAGAAG ATACAATCATTTCATGGAGGGATCCTGAGTTTTCAACTGAATTGGCTCTAAGCTTCCAAGAGACTACCGGTTGCTCATATATATG ggACCATATATGTAGCATTCAAAGGAATATGCACTTTAGCTCACTTACTG ATGAAACATACCACAACGCTGACAGCAAGTTGAGGGAGTTACCTTCAGTTGAGCTGTCCACTCTTCCTTTGATACTTAAG ACAGTGGTTGAGAGTGGCATTGCAGATCAGATTCATGTGGCCGAACTTATATTGCATGAT CAAGATTTTTTTCGGAAGCTGATGGACTTGTTTAGGATGTGTGAAGACCTGGAAAACATAGATGGTCTCCGCATGATCTTCAAGATTATCAGAGGAATCA TTCTATTGAACAGTCCTCAGATCTTTGAGAGAATATTTAGTGATGAGTTGATCATGGATATAATCGGCTGCTTTGAAT ATGATCCGGAGGTACCTCATGTTCAACATCGCAAGTTTCTAAAAGAGCATGTGGTATTTAAAGAG GTCATACCTATTAAAGATCCTGTAGTTCGTTCGAAAATACATCAAACTTACAGAGTTAGTTATCTGAAG GATGTCGTTTGGCCCAGAGCACTGGATGAAGCCATTACTGTCAATTTTAATTCTATTATTCATTCAAATAATGCAATT gTTGTTTCTCTGTTAAAAGATGATAACACTTTCATTAAGGAATTGTTTTCAAAGCTGAAGTCTTCTACTACAGAAATGGAAACAAAAAAAACTTTG GTATACTTCTTACATGAATTTTGTACCTTAAGTAAGAGCTTACAAATGGTCCATCAGCTTCGTCTATTTAG AGATCTTGTCACTGAAGGCATATTTGATATCGTTGCTGATGTCTTGCAAAGTGTAGACAAGAAGCTTGTATTGACTGG AACAGACATCCTCGTTCTTTTCCTAAACCAAGATCCAAATATTTTGCGTGGTTACGTGAGTCAGCAGGAAGGGGTTCTCTTTGGACTTCTT GTGAAAAATATGTTAACAGATTTTGGAGATGATATGCATTGCCAATTTGTTGAGATTCTTCGTAGTCTCTTGGACTCTTATACATCTGGATCACAG CGAGAAACTACTGTGGAAATTTTCTATGAGAAACACTTGGGACAAATAATTGATGTTATAACATCTTCATGCCCTCCAAAGAGTGCTGGGGAAATTTTCAGCAAGTACACGGGCTCGGATGGAGGACCTAGGAATCAGAGTCATGTGAAGCCTGAAATACTATTGAGTATATGTGACCTTCTATGCTTCTGTGTTTTGCACCATCCATATAGAATAAA ATGCAGTTTTCTTCTTAATAACGTGATCGATAAGATTTTGTATCTGACAAGAAGAAGAGAAAAGTATCTTATTGTTGCTGCAGTTAGATTTGTGAGGACGCTTATTTCACAGAAT GATGAGCATCTGATGAATCACTTTGTGAAGAATAACCTTTTCAAACCAATAGTGGATGCATTTGTTGCTAATGGGGATCGTTACAATCTTCTGAATTCTTCTGTTCTCGAACTATTTGAATATATTCGAAAG GAGAATTTGAAGATATTACTCAGGTATTTAGTTGATACATTCTGGGACAAGTTGGCCAAGTTCAAGGGTTTATCGTCAATGCAAGCTCTGAAAGTTAAATATGAGCAG TCTCTAGAAAGTGTGGGTACATCAAGTACTGGCAATCTGCTAGACCAAAGAAAACGAACTGATGAGCGCGCTTTGGAGAAAGAAGAGGAGGATTATTTTAACGAGGGCAG CGATGAAGAAGATTCTGCATCCGCACAAATGACAAGTGCAGAACGGTCCCAAACTCAAGCTTCTGTAGCTAATGGGTCTGCACCTGGCCACCCATCGCCCAG GTCTGGTGGACTTGTTGACTACGATGATGATGAAGATGACGAGGATTATAGGCCGCCAGCTCGAAAAATGATAGATGCATCTAATGAAAATGAGGGAGGGACAGAATTGAAACGTAAATTGGTTTCAAAGGAGGAGCCTGAGGCCAAAAGGTTGCAACGTTCTCCAAAAAGCTTAAAACCGAGGGAAGGTGTTTTCGCTGCCTTGTGCTCAACCCTTAGTCAGGCAGCACTACCCAGTAAGAAAACATCAACTATCGCGTTTAACACTTCCCAGTTGGATGCGAACAAGAACTCTACCGAACCAAATCATGAAAAGAGAGGATATATTAAGTCTTATGGCAATTGTCAAAATGTTGAAGTGGAAAACCACACTGATACGGAAGAAGCTTCTTCTAGAAGCTTCTCTGATAGTTTGCATGATTCTTCTGACAATAGGCAACGTGGGGATGACTTGTCTTTGCTACAATCAAAGTCCTCACCAGAAATGGCTGTGAATGGATCTTGA
- the LOC142547807 gene encoding uncharacterized protein LOC142547807 isoform X3 has translation MHFSSFQRVKVYRLNEDGKWDDQGTGHVTVDYLERSEDLGLFVIDEEDNETLLLHRISSDDIYRKQEDTIISWRDPEFSTELALSFQETTGCSYIWDHICSIQRNMHFSSLTDETYHNADSKLRELPSVELSTLPLILKTVVESGIADQIHVAELILHDQDFFRKLMDLFRMCEDLENIDGLRMIFKIIRGIILLNSPQIFERIFSDELIMDIIGCFEYDPEVPHVQHRKFLKEHVVFKEVIPIKDPVVRSKIHQTYRVSYLKDVVWPRALDEAITVNFNSIIHSNNAIVVSLLKDDNTFIKELFSKLKSSTTEMETKKTLVYFLHEFCTLSKSLQMVHQLRLFRDLVTEGIFDIVADVLQSVDKKLVLTGTDILVLFLNQDPNILRGYVSQQEGVLFGLLVKNMLTDFGDDMHCQFVEILRSLLDSYTSGSQRETTVEIFYEKHLGQIIDVITSSCPPKSAGEIFSKYTGSDGGPRNQSHVKPEILLSICDLLCFCVLHHPYRIKCSFLLNNVIDKILYLTRRREKYLIVAAVRFVRTLISQNDEHLMNHFVKNNLFKPIVDAFVANGDRYNLLNSSVLELFEYIRKENLKILLRYLVDTFWDKLAKFKGLSSMQALKVKYEQSLESVGTSSTGNLLDQRKRTDERALEKEEEDYFNEGSDEEDSASAQMTSAERSQTQASVANGSAPGHPSPRSGGLVDYDDDEDDEDYRPPARKMIDASNENEGGTELKRKLVSKEEPEAKRLQRSPKSLKPREGVFAALCSTLSQAALPSKKTSTIAFNTSQLDANKNSTEPNHEKRGYIKSYGNCQNVEVENHTDTEEASSRSFSDSLHDSSDNRQRGDDLSLLQSKSSPEMAVNGS, from the exons ATGCATTTTTCTAGCTTCCAA CGTGTTAAAGTATATCGCCTGAATGAGGATGGGAAATGGGATGATCAAGGAACTGGCCACGTCACTGTTGATTATCTGGAG AGGTCAGAAGATCTAGGACTGTTTGTTATTGATGAAGAGGACAATGAAACATTACTTTTACATCGCATCAGCTCTGATGATATTTATCGTAAGCAAGAAG ATACAATCATTTCATGGAGGGATCCTGAGTTTTCAACTGAATTGGCTCTAAGCTTCCAAGAGACTACCGGTTGCTCATATATATG ggACCATATATGTAGCATTCAAAGGAATATGCACTTTAGCTCACTTACTG ATGAAACATACCACAACGCTGACAGCAAGTTGAGGGAGTTACCTTCAGTTGAGCTGTCCACTCTTCCTTTGATACTTAAG ACAGTGGTTGAGAGTGGCATTGCAGATCAGATTCATGTGGCCGAACTTATATTGCATGAT CAAGATTTTTTTCGGAAGCTGATGGACTTGTTTAGGATGTGTGAAGACCTGGAAAACATAGATGGTCTCCGCATGATCTTCAAGATTATCAGAGGAATCA TTCTATTGAACAGTCCTCAGATCTTTGAGAGAATATTTAGTGATGAGTTGATCATGGATATAATCGGCTGCTTTGAAT ATGATCCGGAGGTACCTCATGTTCAACATCGCAAGTTTCTAAAAGAGCATGTGGTATTTAAAGAG GTCATACCTATTAAAGATCCTGTAGTTCGTTCGAAAATACATCAAACTTACAGAGTTAGTTATCTGAAG GATGTCGTTTGGCCCAGAGCACTGGATGAAGCCATTACTGTCAATTTTAATTCTATTATTCATTCAAATAATGCAATT gTTGTTTCTCTGTTAAAAGATGATAACACTTTCATTAAGGAATTGTTTTCAAAGCTGAAGTCTTCTACTACAGAAATGGAAACAAAAAAAACTTTG GTATACTTCTTACATGAATTTTGTACCTTAAGTAAGAGCTTACAAATGGTCCATCAGCTTCGTCTATTTAG AGATCTTGTCACTGAAGGCATATTTGATATCGTTGCTGATGTCTTGCAAAGTGTAGACAAGAAGCTTGTATTGACTGG AACAGACATCCTCGTTCTTTTCCTAAACCAAGATCCAAATATTTTGCGTGGTTACGTGAGTCAGCAGGAAGGGGTTCTCTTTGGACTTCTT GTGAAAAATATGTTAACAGATTTTGGAGATGATATGCATTGCCAATTTGTTGAGATTCTTCGTAGTCTCTTGGACTCTTATACATCTGGATCACAG CGAGAAACTACTGTGGAAATTTTCTATGAGAAACACTTGGGACAAATAATTGATGTTATAACATCTTCATGCCCTCCAAAGAGTGCTGGGGAAATTTTCAGCAAGTACACGGGCTCGGATGGAGGACCTAGGAATCAGAGTCATGTGAAGCCTGAAATACTATTGAGTATATGTGACCTTCTATGCTTCTGTGTTTTGCACCATCCATATAGAATAAA ATGCAGTTTTCTTCTTAATAACGTGATCGATAAGATTTTGTATCTGACAAGAAGAAGAGAAAAGTATCTTATTGTTGCTGCAGTTAGATTTGTGAGGACGCTTATTTCACAGAAT GATGAGCATCTGATGAATCACTTTGTGAAGAATAACCTTTTCAAACCAATAGTGGATGCATTTGTTGCTAATGGGGATCGTTACAATCTTCTGAATTCTTCTGTTCTCGAACTATTTGAATATATTCGAAAG GAGAATTTGAAGATATTACTCAGGTATTTAGTTGATACATTCTGGGACAAGTTGGCCAAGTTCAAGGGTTTATCGTCAATGCAAGCTCTGAAAGTTAAATATGAGCAG TCTCTAGAAAGTGTGGGTACATCAAGTACTGGCAATCTGCTAGACCAAAGAAAACGAACTGATGAGCGCGCTTTGGAGAAAGAAGAGGAGGATTATTTTAACGAGGGCAG CGATGAAGAAGATTCTGCATCCGCACAAATGACAAGTGCAGAACGGTCCCAAACTCAAGCTTCTGTAGCTAATGGGTCTGCACCTGGCCACCCATCGCCCAG GTCTGGTGGACTTGTTGACTACGATGATGATGAAGATGACGAGGATTATAGGCCGCCAGCTCGAAAAATGATAGATGCATCTAATGAAAATGAGGGAGGGACAGAATTGAAACGTAAATTGGTTTCAAAGGAGGAGCCTGAGGCCAAAAGGTTGCAACGTTCTCCAAAAAGCTTAAAACCGAGGGAAGGTGTTTTCGCTGCCTTGTGCTCAACCCTTAGTCAGGCAGCACTACCCAGTAAGAAAACATCAACTATCGCGTTTAACACTTCCCAGTTGGATGCGAACAAGAACTCTACCGAACCAAATCATGAAAAGAGAGGATATATTAAGTCTTATGGCAATTGTCAAAATGTTGAAGTGGAAAACCACACTGATACGGAAGAAGCTTCTTCTAGAAGCTTCTCTGATAGTTTGCATGATTCTTCTGACAATAGGCAACGTGGGGATGACTTGTCTTTGCTACAATCAAAGTCCTCACCAGAAATGGCTGTGAATGGATCTTGA